A single window of bacterium DNA harbors:
- a CDS encoding glutamine synthetase yields the protein MTRDEVISEVRNNNISLVKLWFTDIIGRLKGFSLRVEDLERALDEGIGFDGSSVEGFVRIEESDLLARPDPNTFVILPEDFCGIRTAVMICDILYPDGTPFESDTRLVLKKTVEKARSMGFTHFYVGPELEFFYFPSDSDPTPLDAGGYFDILPLDKSVAARKETFSVLRNLGIEIEMTHHEVAKSQHELDFQYDDALAMADKLQLAKVIIKEIARKHGLYASFMPKPVFGENGSGLHIHQSLFTEEGNAFYNEEDKYNLSEVAKKYIAGLLTHCKEITAVTNQWVNSYKRLVPGYEAPAYISWGRKNRSALVRVPAFKPHRKQACRIEYRAPDPACNPYLTFSVVLAAGLEGIKNNYKLIDPIELDIYTMSQRERDEKGIESLPDSLITAVLEMENSKLVKETFGEPLFSKFIANKKSEWERYRVRVTDYELKVYFPML from the coding sequence ATGACTCGTGATGAGGTTATTTCGGAAGTAAGAAACAACAACATTTCCCTCGTAAAGCTTTGGTTTACCGATATTATCGGAAGACTTAAGGGGTTTTCGCTAAGAGTCGAGGACCTCGAACGGGCACTCGATGAGGGGATAGGTTTCGATGGCTCATCAGTGGAGGGTTTCGTAAGAATAGAGGAAAGCGACCTTCTCGCACGCCCCGACCCGAACACATTCGTAATACTCCCTGAGGACTTCTGCGGAATAAGAACAGCTGTTATGATTTGCGACATACTCTATCCCGACGGCACGCCATTTGAAAGCGATACCAGACTCGTTCTGAAAAAAACCGTAGAAAAAGCTCGCTCGATGGGTTTCACGCACTTTTATGTCGGACCCGAGCTGGAGTTTTTCTATTTCCCATCGGATAGTGACCCAACACCACTCGACGCCGGCGGGTACTTCGACATATTACCTCTCGACAAATCAGTAGCCGCCCGGAAGGAGACATTCAGCGTGTTGCGTAATCTTGGCATCGAAATCGAGATGACCCATCACGAAGTTGCGAAAAGTCAGCACGAGCTTGACTTCCAATACGACGATGCGCTTGCTATGGCAGACAAATTGCAACTGGCAAAGGTAATAATTAAAGAAATAGCCCGCAAACACGGACTTTACGCATCATTCATGCCGAAACCTGTGTTCGGCGAAAACGGAAGCGGTCTTCATATCCATCAATCATTGTTCACCGAGGAAGGCAATGCTTTCTACAACGAGGAGGATAAATATAACCTCTCTGAAGTAGCGAAAAAATACATAGCTGGCCTTTTAACGCATTGCAAGGAGATAACTGCTGTAACGAATCAGTGGGTTAATTCGTATAAGCGCCTCGTTCCCGGTTACGAGGCACCGGCCTACATAAGCTGGGGCAGAAAGAATCGCTCCGCTTTAGTGCGCGTGCCAGCGTTCAAACCGCACAGAAAACAGGCATGCAGAATAGAATATCGTGCACCCGACCCCGCATGCAACCCTTACCTCACATTCTCCGTCGTTCTTGCCGCAGGACTTGAAGGGATAAAAAACAACTACAAACTCATTGACCCCATCGAACTTGACATATACACAATGTCCCAACGCGAGCGAGACGAAAAGGGAATAGAATCATTGCCGGACTCATTAATAACCGCTGTTCTGGAAATGGAGAACAGCAAACTCGTAAAAGAGACATTCGGCGAACCGCTATTCTCAAAGTTTATAGCAAACAAAAAATCCGAATGGGAAAGATATCGCGTCCGCGTTACTGATTATGAACTTAAAGTCTATTTCCCGATGCTATAG
- a CDS encoding class I SAM-dependent methyltransferase: protein MRNFKAKMFNKKASDPRNKPDQIIETIGLKSGQVIADIGAGGGYFTLRFAEIVGEEGKVYAVDTDEKLLEFVNSSAKQKGLNNVVTVLAKDKLELPKESLDFVFMRNVTHHISNRVSYFKELKKFLKPNGKVVIIEYKKGKLFTFRGMFGHYVPKETIVQEMNEAGYVLEKEFDFLQEQHFTIYLNKP from the coding sequence ATGAGAAACTTTAAAGCAAAAATGTTCAACAAAAAGGCATCCGACCCACGAAATAAACCCGATCAGATTATAGAAACCATAGGATTAAAATCTGGTCAGGTTATCGCTGACATAGGAGCAGGTGGTGGTTATTTTACATTAAGGTTTGCTGAAATAGTGGGTGAAGAGGGAAAAGTTTACGCTGTAGATACAGATGAAAAACTTTTAGAATTCGTGAATAGTAGCGCTAAACAGAAAGGACTAAATAATGTAGTTACAGTATTAGCCAAAGACAAATTGGAACTGCCAAAGGAAAGTTTGGATTTTGTGTTTATGCGCAATGTGACACATCACATATCAAATCGTGTTAGTTACTTCAAGGAACTGAAGAAATTTCTAAAGCCCAATGGCAAAGTGGTCATAATAGAGTATAAGAAAGGCAAACTGTTTACATTCCGTGGGATGTTTGGACATTATGTGCCCAAAGAAACTATTGTTCAAGAAATGAACGAAGCAGGGTATGTTTTGGAAAAAGAATTTGATTTTTTGCAAGAACAACATTTTACAATTTATTTAAATAAACCTTAA